A window of Saccharomyces paradoxus chromosome XI, complete sequence contains these coding sequences:
- the GCN3 gene encoding translation initiation factor eIF2B subunit alpha (Alpha subunit of translation initiation factor eIF2B~similar to YKR026C), which yields MSEFNITETYLRFLEEDTEMTMPIAAIEALVTLLRIKTPETAAEMINTIKSSTEELIKSIPNSVSLRAGCDIFMRFVLRNLHLYGDWENCKQHLIENGQLFVSRAKKSRNKIAEIGVDFIADDDIILVHGYSRAVFSLLNHAANKFIRFRCVVTESRPSKQGNQLYSLLEQKGIPVTLIVDSAVGAVIDKVDKVFVGAEGVAESGGIINLVGTYSVGVLAHNARKPFYVVTESHKFVRMFPLSSDDLPMAGPPLDFTRRTDDLEDALRGPTIDYTAQEYITALITDLGVLTPSAVSEELIKMWYD from the coding sequence ATGTCGGAGTTTAATATTACAGAAACTTATCTGAGGTttctagaagaagataCTGAGATGACAATGCCGATTGCTGCCATTGAAGCATTGGTCACATTATTAAGAATAAAAACACCAGAAACAGCGGCGGAAATGATTAACACAATAAAGAGTTCCACGGAAGAACTTATTAAATCCATTCCGAATTCGGTATCCTTGAGAGCCGGTTGTGATATTTTCATGAGGTTTGTCTTAAGAAATCTTCATTTATACGGTGATTGGGAAAACTGTAAACAGCACTTAATTGAGAACGGTCAACTTTTTGTATCGAGAGCCAAAAAATCACGTAACAAAATTGCAGAAATAGGGGTAGATTTCATAgctgatgatgatatcaTTTTGGTACATGGTTATTCGAGAGCAGTATTTTCGTTATTAAACCACGCAGCAAATAAGTTTATTAGGTTTAGGTGCGTTGTGACAGAATCAAGGCCAAGTAAACAGGGGAACCAGTTATATTCTTTACTTGAGCAAAAGGGCATACCTGTGACCCTTATTGTCGATAGCGCGGTTGGGGCAGTAATCGACAAAGTCGACAAAGTGTTTGTTGGTGCTGAGGGTGTGGCAGAATCAGGTGGTATTATAAATCTCGTAGGTACTTATTCAGTGGGTGTTCTAGCACACAATGCAAGAAAACCATTCTACGTGGTCACCGAAAGTCACAAGTTCGTTCGTATGTTTCCATTGTCTTCCGATGACTTACCTATGGCCGGCCCTCCTTTGGATTTCACACGCCGTACAGACGATTTGGAAGATGCATTGCGTGGGCCCACTATCGACTATACCGCACAAGAATACATTACTGCATTGATCACAGACTTAGGGGTCCTAACTCCAAGTGCCGTTTCAGAAGAGTTAATCAAGATGTGGTatgattga
- the RQT4 gene encoding Rqt4p (similar to YKR023W) — MTRQQAIDYATKKVPQILPLEESDVKALCEQVLSTTSNNPEQIASKFLEFLGHEDLSFEFVMRFNELLNQTDKREEKKTKNAHLDQIAPIASKKESKLLTNNNVTRVENEQPKKIKEGRKSLTTKPTIQPSNQPTQSKSTKGKKEHKSKEKLQSLQEIDDAIKILELRDSGSSKNCNCQGTRHPVFDIAPNCLHCGKVVCVIEGLNKGKCGHCHELLISDDERTQMMKILDQEKNELSSSPSSLSNASNDANIPKKKTKTYKITSGMGKNLFAEQDKLFDFIERKRERERKRNEVLKLQEKQEESGTNERQVGEQDHTVEENPELLAAQERLDRLLHFQDTSAERTKIIDNASDFDMNQEIGLWGSARERALALKKQQRNLRKWEKVEKERNGRREKYVVSMNIGSNGKVTMTEVPKDTNNVVAGSDDDESDISDGEDISDLKHINALKGEINRTKAMENLHLQSKAWDFERDKKQFDRPTYVKKNAGTVQQNGRREEKIDDMQGYDLRSKVQVDQNADASVEQNILAVL, encoded by the coding sequence ATGACAAGGCAGCAGGCTATTGACTATGCGACCAAAAAAGTTCCGCAAATATTGCCTTTAGAAGAGTCTGATGTAAAAGCCTTGTGCGAGCAGGTGCTGAGCACAACATCTAATAATCCAGAACAAATTgcctcaaaatttttggagtTCCTAGGCCATGAAGATCTATCTTTTGAGTTTGTAATGAGGTTCAATGAACTTTTGAATCAAACTGATAAAagagaggaaaagaaaacgaaaaatgCACACCTTGATCAGATTGCCCCCATTGCatcgaaaaaagaatcaaagCTGCTCACTAATAACAATGTTACCAGGGTTGAGAATGAACAAccgaaaaaaataaaggagGGGAGGAAAAGCTTAACAACGAAGCCTACCATTCAGCCATCAAATCAACCCACACAATCAAAATCTACGAAGGGGAAAAAAGAGCACAAATCTAAAGAGAAATTACAGTCGTTGCAAGAAATTGACGATGCAATCAAGATACTAGAGCTTCGAGATAGCGGTTCTTCTAAAAATTGTAACTGTCAAGGCACAAGGCATCCGGTTTTCGACATAGCACCAAACTGCCTTCACTGTGGTAAAGTTGTCTGTGTTATAGAGGGACTGAATAAAGGTAAATGCGGCCACTGCCATGAGCTATTGATTTCTGATGACGAGAGGACacagatgatgaaaattttagacCAGGAGAAAAACGAATTGAGCAGTTCACCATCGTCCTTATCTAATGCGTCGAATGATGCTAATAtcccaaagaagaagacaaaaaCCTATAAGATAACTTCCGGCATGggtaaaaatttatttgcTGAACAGGACaaattatttgatttcatcgaaaggaaaagagaaagagaaagaaaacgTAATGAAGTGTTGAAATTACAAgagaaacaagaagagaGTGGAACAAATGAGAGGCAAGTTGGAGAGCAAGACCATACAGTGGAGGAAAACCCAGAGTTGTTAGCAGCACAAGAACGGCTAGATAGATTATTACATTTCCAAGATACTTCAGCAGAAAGAActaaaattattgataatgCTAGTGACTTTGACATGAATCAGGAGATTGGGTTATGGGGTAGCGCAAGAGAAAGGGCTCTCGCATTAAAGAAGCAACAACGTAATCTAAGAAAGTGGGAAAAAGTAGAAAAGGAACGTAATGGCAGGCGCGAAAAATATGTTGTTAGCATGAATATAGGTTCCAACGGTAAAGTAACTATGACAGAAGTCCCGAAGGATACAAACAACGTAGTTGCAGGTTCAGATGATGACGAAAGCGATATAAGTGACGGAGAAGATATCAGTGACCTTAAACACATAAATGCTCTAAAAGGTGAAATAAATAGAACGAAAGCCATGGAAAATCTACATTTGCAGTCCAAAGCATGGGATTTCGAACGTGACAAGAAACAGTTCGATAGGCCCACGTATGTGAAAAAGAATGCAGGAACTGTACAACAGAATGGtagaagagaagaaaagatcgACGACATGCAAGGTTATGACTTAAGGTCGAAAGTGCAGGTCGATCAAAACGCAGACGCATCGGTGGAACAGAATATTCTTGCTGTACTTTAA
- the RPC37 gene encoding DNA-directed RNA polymerase III subunit C37 (RNA polymerase III subunit C37~similar to YKR025W) — MSIDNKLFVTEEEEEDRTQDRADVEDESNDVDMIADENGTDSAIANEQEKGAEEVTAGEDTGEEEEDDPVIEEFPLNISGNDESLHVFQYANRPRLVGRKPAEHPFISAARYKPKSHLWEIDIPLDEQAFYNKDKAESDWNGVNVQTLKGVGVENDGQYAAFVKDMQVYLVPVERVAQLKPYFRYIDDVNVTRKQEDAKRNPNPSSQRAQVVTMSVKSVNDPSQNRLTGSLLAHKVADEEANLELTWAEGTFEQFKETVVKEAEDKTLIALEKQEDYIDNLV; from the coding sequence ATGAGTATTGACAACAAGTTGTTTGTTACTgaagaggaggaggaagacAGGACGCAGGACCGTGCTGATGTTGAGGATGAGTCTAATGATGTTGATATGATAGCGGATGAGAACGGTACAGACAGCGCTATTGCTAACGAACAAGAGAAAGGAGCCGAAGAAGTAACAGCTGGAGAAGATAccggtgaagaagaagaggatgaccCAGTAATCGAGGAGTTTCCATTGAATATCTCCGGAAACGATGAGTCACTACATGTGTTTCAGTACGCAAATAGACCAAGGCTGGTGGGACGCAAGCCTGCTGAGCATCCGTTCATCTCTGCGGCGAGATATAAACCCAAGTCGCATCTATGGGAAATAGACATTCCTTTAGATGAACAGGCCTTCTATAACAAGGATAAAGCTGAGAGCGATTGGAACGGTGTCAATGTCCAGACATTAAAAGGCGTAGGCGTGGAAAACGATGGCCAGTATGCTGCGTTTGTCAAAGATATGCAGGTCTATTTGGTACCTGTTGAGAGGGTAGCACAACTGAAACCATATTTTAGGTATATTGACGACGTGAATGTAACAAGAAAGCAGGAGGACGCCAAAAGGAACCCCAATCCTTCCTCACAACGTGCTCAGGTGGTCACCATGTCTGTCAAGAGCGTCAATGATCCTTCACAGAACAGGCTCACTGGTTCCCTGCTGGCACATAAAGTGGCCGATGAAGAGGCTAACCTTGAATTGACCTGGGCAGAAGGTACTTTTGAGCAGTTCAAAGAAACTGTAGTGAAGGAAGCCGAAGATAAAACCTTGATAGCTTtagaaaaacaagaagactATATAGATAATTTAGTTTGA
- the NTR2 gene encoding Ntr2p (Essential protein that forms a dimer with Ntr1p~similar to YKR022C): MAIKKRNKIRLPSDHPEELGVDGSAHRPTQQIKAVTLNDFEDDDNDVCALQPIKFKKVPKRDITFDGEQAIKENDSHYKDLYHSKKNTDTSMGNKDDAVVLNMEDLVEGNHDLLSDSSEASNSFEGEHTTSIPTREEIAKLKAQKSISRRKISKSDVVRERDYVKLLDSEDKREIMETIKSNGGLKRTNEKEIENFSDDEMQGFQDERLALTDNQIAIQKDSKRKIIEEAINDAPYRVDEEWETQLLSKGNIHKPNEGIITSLPILFPDDDESDNTIEEISEMVSKICLQRKKVEMRLQALEKAKIDLENSKTNLINKLIGN, translated from the coding sequence ATGGCgattaagaaaagaaacaaaattaGGTTACCAAGTGATCACCCTGAGGAGCTTGGAGTTGATGGTTCTGCTCATAGGCCAACACAGCAAATTAAGGCCGTAACGCTGAacgattttgaagatgatgacaaCGATGTTTGTGCTCTGCAACCAATAAAGTTTAAGAAAGTGCCCAAGCGCGACATTACCTTTGATGGTGAGCAAGCAATAAAGGAGAATGATTCGCATTATAAAGACCTCTAccattcaaagaaaaataccGATACATCGATGGGGAACAAAGATGATGCGGTGGTTCTTAATATGGAAGACTTAGTGGAAGGAAACCACGATTTATTAAGTGATTCCTCGGAGGCTAGTAATAGCTTCGAAGGCGAGCACACTACTAGTATACCAACTCGAGAAGAAATTGCAAAACTGAAGGCACAGAAATCAATTTCTAGAAGGAAAATCAGTAAAAGCGATGTCGTAAGAGAGAGAGACTATGTAAAACTGTTAGACAGTGAGGATAAACGTGAGATTATGGAGACAATAAAATCGAATGGTGGTCTGAAACGCACCAATGAAAAAGAGATTGAGAATTTCAGTGACGATGAAATGCAGGGCTTTCAAGACGAAAGGCTAGCACTCACAGATAATCAAATTGCCATTCAAAAGGAttctaaaagaaagattATTGAGGAAGCCATAAATGATGCGCCTTACAGAGTCGATGAAGAATGGGAGACGCAGCTTTTAAGCAAGGGAAATATACACAAACCGAATGAAGGAATCATCACATCCCTACCAATACTTTTCCCagacgatgatgaaagtGACAACACCATTGAGGAGATAAGCGAGATGGTTTCGAAGATCTGCTTGCAAAGGAAGAAGGTTGAAATGAGATTGCAAGCTTtagaaaaggcaaaaatTGACTTGGAAAATTCTAAGACAAACCTAATAAATAAGCTCATAGGCAACTGA
- the DBP7 gene encoding putative ATP-dependent RNA helicase (ATP-dependent RNA helicase of the DEAD-box family~similar to YKR024C) — MSDDDSMLLNFTTNEDATGSSYKQAAKVTGGRWKDRRRMKMKLDGKTASRKRRANSTGDQGSVPGRGENSGRKIHKDNANSSEEQEKHKGRNAHNTQGRILPADSQFVSSLFTSNREITTAVNTNIHDENVAINPSNAPLKGDLFASLGVSDILVSHLEEKMRIKKPTSIQKQAIPQIIGNAGKNDFFVHAQTGSGKTLSYLLPIISTILNMETRVDRTSGAFALVVAPTRELASQIYHVCSILVSCCHYLVPCLLIGGERKKSEKARLRKGCNFIIGTPGRILDHLQNTKVIKEQLSQSLRYIVLDEGDKLMELGFDETISEIIKIVHDIPINSDRFPKLPHKLVHMLCSATLTDGVNRLRNVALKDYKLISNGTKKDADVVTVAPDQLLQRITIVPPKLRLVTLAATLNNISKDFINTDSQSSTLRTIVFVSCSDSVEFHYDAFSGSDGHHRNLTGDSVRLLTKGNTMFPCFSDSKDPDVVIYKLHGSLSQQTRTSTLQHFARENEATKGKHLIMFCTDVASRGLDLPQVGSVIELDPPFAVEDHLHRVGRTARAGEKGESLLFLLPGEEEKYMDYIQPYHPMGWELLKFDKEILMPAFKDVNVNRNDKFIRKDEKSSKNKDVGDKEYEWDTNATTWHLNIERRVVGDSAFKNLAVKGFISHVRAYATHISQEKKFFNVKFLHLGHLAKSFGLRERPKAMGLQSSKDGNEKKPTKENSKNKMFRMARMAEKQIASEFNY, encoded by the coding sequence ATGAGCGATGATGATTCGATGCTGCTAAATTTTACCACCAATGAGGACGCTACAGGAAGTTCCTATAAACAAGCTGCCAAGGTCACAGGCGGTAGATGGAAggatagaagaagaatgaagatgaagctAGACGGCAAGACTGCCTCGAGGAAAAGGAGGGCAAACAGTACAGGAGACCAAGGGTCAGTTCCGGGAAGAGGTGAGAATTCCGGTAGAAAAATACATAAGGATAATGCCAATAGTTCTGAAGAGCAGGAAAAACATAAAGGTAGAAATGCTCATAATACTCAGGGAAGAATTCTGCCAGCTGATTCTCAGTTTGTCTCTTCTCTGTTTACATCCAACAGAGAGATTACAACCGCGGTAAACACTAATATCCATGATGAAAATGTTGCCATCAATCCGTCTAACGCACCATTGAAAGGTGATCTGTTTGCGTCTCTAGGCGTCTCTGATATCCTTGTTTCTCATCTGGAGGAAAAAATGCGTATCAAAAAGCCTACGAGCATCCAAAAGCAGGCCATCCCTCAAATAATAGGTAACGCGGGGAAGAACGATTTTTTCGTTCATGCTCAAACAGGTTCAGGTAAGACTTTGTCATATCTCTTGCCCATAATATCTACTATTTTGAATATGGAAACCCGTGTTGATCGTACTTCTGGTGCGTTTGCCTTGGTGGTTGCTCCTACGCGTGAATTGGCATCGCAAATATACCATGTCTGTTCCATCCTTGTCTCATGTTGTCACTATTTGGTCCCATGTCTATTGATTGGTGGAGAACGTAAGAAATCGGAAAAAGCTAGATTACGTAAGGGTTGTAATTTCATTATCGGTACACCAGGTCGAATTTTGGATCATTTGCAAAATACAAAAGTTATTAAGGAGCAATTGAGTCAATCTTTGAGGTATATTGTATTGGATGAAGGAGATAAGTTAATGGAGTTGGGGTTTGACGAGACAATCAGCGAAATTATTAAGATTGTTCATGATATTCCCATCAATTCCGACAGATTCCCCAAGCTACCCCATAAGTTAGTGCACATGCTATGTAGTGCTACGCTAACTGATGGTGTTAATAGGTTGAGAAATGTGGCCTTGAAAGATTACAAATTGATTAGCAATGGTACAAAGAAGGACGCTGATGTAGTAACGGTAGCACCCGATCAACTGTTGCAGAGGATCACTATTGTCCCGCCCAAGTTGCGTCTTGTCACATTGGCTGCTACTTTGAACAATATTAGCAAAGATTTCATCAATACTGACTCGCAGTCCAGCACGCTGCGTACAATCGTATTTGTATCATGTTCGGACAGTGTGGAGTTTCATTATGACGCATTTTCCGGAAGTGATGGGCACCATAGAAATTTGACAGGTGATTCTGTAAGACTACTGACAAAAGGAAACACTATGTTTCCCTGTTTCTCAGATTCGAAAGACCCTGATGTAGTGATTTATAAATTGCACGGTTCTTTATCTCAACAAACTAGAACCTCCACATTGCAGCATTTTGCTCGCGAAAATGAAGCCACCAAGGGAAAACATTTGATCATGTTTTGTACAGATGTTGCAAGTAGAGGCCTAGATCTTCCCCAAGTCGGATCTGTTATTGAGTTAGACCCACCATTTGCTGTTGAAGACCATTTGCATAGAGTGGGTCGTACAGCGCGGGCTGGTGAGAAGGGTGAAAGtttgttatttttacttCCTGGCGAAGAGGAAAAATACATGGACTACATTCAGCCTTATCATCCGATGGGTTGGGAATTATTGAagtttgataaagaaatactAATGCCGGCTTTCAAAGACGTGAATGTCAATAGAAATGATAAATTCATTAggaaagatgaaaaatcgtctaaaaataaagatgtGGGTGATAAAGAATATGAGTGGGATACGAACGCCACAACATGGCATTTGAATATAGAAAGACGAGTAGTGGGAGATTCTGCGTTCAAGAATTTGGCTGTTAAAGGTTTTATTAGTCATGTGAGGGCTTACGCAACACATATCTcgcaagaaaagaagttttTTAACGTGAAGTTCTTGCATTTGGGCCATTTGGCTAAAAGTTTTGGATTACGTGAGAGGCCTAAGGCTATGGGATTGCAAAGTAGTAAGGAtggtaatgaaaagaagCCAACCAAGGAAAActctaaaaataaaatgtttCGTATGGCTCGTATGGCAGAGAAGCAAATAGCAAGTGAATTtaactattaa
- the ALY1 gene encoding Aly1p (Alpha arrestin, substrate of calcineurin~similar to YKR021W), whose amino-acid sequence MLQSNTENDTVAPVFPMEQDINAASDAVPLVQTTTLQVFVKLAEPIVFLKGFETNGLSEIAPSILRGSLIVRVLKPKKLKSISITFKGISRTEWPEGIPPKREDFSDVETVVNHTWPFYQADDHMNSFTLEDHSSNKSSNRPSMSDEDYLLEKSGASVYIPPIAEPPKDNSNLSLDAYERNSLSSDNLSNKPVSSDVSNDDSNLLAIQKAPVSSSSRRGSVPANFHGNALSPHTFISDLFTRTFSNSGATPSLDQEDTYLTPSKDSKEVFIFRPGDYIYTFEQPISQSYPESIKANFGSVEYKLSIDIERFGAFKSAIHAQLPIQVVRLPSDGSVEETEAIAISKDWKDLLHYDVVIFSKEIVLNAFLPIDFHFAPLDKVTLHRIRIYLTESMEYICNSNGNHEKARRLEPTKKFLLAEHNGPKLPHIPTGSNPLKAKNRGNILLDEKSGDLVNKDFQFEVFVPSKFTNSIRLHPDTNYDKIKAHHWIKVCLRLSKKYGDNRKHFEISIDSPIHILNQLCSHANTLLPSYESHFQYCDENGNFAPTADQQNYASHHDSNIFFPKEVLSSPVLSPNVQKMNIRIPSDLPVVRNRTESARKSKADNASKKNAQSDNVFASKQLVANIYKPNQIPRELTSPQALPLSPITSPILNHQPLSNSPPPDFDFDLAKHGTADVNAIPVDPPSYFDVLKADGIDLPCYDASSSRIPELKLNKSRETLASIEEDSFNGWSQIDDLSDEDDNDGDIASGFNFKLSNSGASENVNSHTPILQSLNMSLDGRKKNRTSLHATSVLPSTIRQNNQHFNDISQMLGSGDEDAFAKGQSSNSNKKLPILKINDNIIQPKSNNNRLGDLEDTMDSSVDITAFYDPRMSSDSKFDWEEAKNHVDPTGYSVNVASENRVMDDFKKAFREKRK is encoded by the coding sequence ATGCTCCAATCCAATACAGAAAATGATACTGTAGCTCCAGTGTTCCCCATGGAGCAAGATATAAACGCAGCATCTGATGCCGTCCCACTAGTTCAGACAACAACGCTACAAGTCTTTGTAAAGCTTGCCGAGCCCATAGTATTTTTAAAAGGATTTGAAACTAACGGATTGTCTGAAATAGCCCCCAGTATCTTAAGAGGATCTCTTATCGTCAGAGTGTTGAAGccgaagaaattaaaaagtATATCGATAACATTTAAAGGGATATCCAGAACAGAATGGCCAGAGGGTATACCACCAAAGCGAGAAGATTTTTCAGATGTTGAAACTGTTGTTAATCATACTTGGCCATTTTATCAAGCGGACGACCACATGAATTCTTTCACCTTGGAAGATCACAGCTCAAATAAGTCGTCCAATCGCCCATCTATGAGTGACGAAGATTATttacttgaaaaaagcGGTGCTTCAGTATATATTCCACCAATTGCCGAACCTCCTAAAGATAATAGCAATCTGAGTCTGGATGCGTATGAACGCAACTCATTATCATCGGATAATTTGAGTAACAAGCCAGTATCTAGTGATGTTTCTAATGACGACAGTAACCTGCTGGCTATCCAAAAGGCACCAGTATCATCATCTAGTCGAAGAGGATCGGTACCCGCAAATTTTCATGGTAATGCTTTGTCACCTCATACCTTCATATCTGATTTGTTTACGAGAACATTTAGTAATAGTGGTGCTACTCCAAGCCTTGATCAAGAGGATACCTATCTTACACCGTCCAAAGATTCTAAAGAGGTTTTTATCTTTCGACCGGGCGACTATATCTACACTTTTGAACAGCCAATATCACAATCTTATCCAGAAAGTATAAAGGCGAATTTCGGTTCCGTGGAGTATAAACTGTCAATAGATATAGAAAGGTTTGGCGCATTCAAATCAGCTATACATGCTCAATTACCCATCCAAGTCGTAAGGCTTCCTTCTGATGGATCCGTAGAGGAGACTGAGGCTATTGCAATTTCCAAGGACTGGAaagatcttcttcattatgACGTGGTAATTTTTTCGAAAGAAATTGTTTTGAATGCGTTTTTGCCCATTGACTTCCATTTCGCTCCCTTAGATAAAGTTACTCTGCATCGGATAAGAATATATCTAACCGAGTCCATGGAATACATCTGTAATAGTAATGGGAATCATGAGAAGGCTCGTCGATTGGAGCcaaccaaaaaatttttgttggcTGAACATAATGGTCCAAAACTACCTCATATCCCAACTGGTTCCAATCCTTTGAAAGCTAAAAATAGAGGAAACATCCTCCTGGATGAAAAATCCGGCGACCTAGTTAATAAAGATTTCCAGTTCGAAGTGTTCGTTCCAAGCAAGTTTACAAATAGTATACGGTTACACCCTGATACCAATTATGATAAAATCAAAGCCCATCATTGGATAAAAGTCTGTCTTCGTCTTTCCAAGAAGTACGGGGATAATAGAAAACATTTCGAAATAAGTATTGATTCTCCAATTCACATTTTAAATCAACTGTGCTCACACGCAAATACTTTACTACCAAGCTACGAGAGTCACTTCCAGTATTGCGATGAAAATGGCAATTTCGCACCAACGGCAGATCAGCAGAATTACGCAAGTCATCATGAttccaatattttctttccaaaggAAGTGCTGTCGTCTCCGGTTCTTTCACCAAACGTACAGAAGATGAACATTAGAATACCGTCTGATCTTCCAGTCGTACGTAATAGAACTGAAAGCGCGAGAAAAAGCAAGGCGGATAATGCCTCCAAGAAGAATGCTCAAAGTGACAATGTCTTTGCATCCAAACAGCTAGTCGCAAACATTTATAAGCCCAATCAAATTCCAAGGGAACTAACTTCCCCTCAGGCGTTACCGTTGTCGCCCATCACCTCACCAATACTGAATCATCAACCACTATCAAACTCCCCACCTCCagattttgattttgatctAGCAAAGCACGGAACAGCTGATGTTAATGCTATTCCCGTAGATCCTCCATCATATTTTGATGTGTTAAAGGCCGATGGTATTGATTTACCATGTTACGATGCAAGTTCATCTAGAATTCCCGAACTAAAATTAAACAAATCTAGGGAGACATTGGCCAGCATTGAGGAGGATTCCTTCAATGGTTGGTCTCAAATCGATGACTTATCCGACGAAGATGATAATGATGGCGATATAGCATCCGGTTTTAACTTTAAATTGTCAAACAGTGGCGCCAGTGAGAATGTTAATTCACACACTCCTATTTTGCAGTCTTTAAACATGAGTCTTGAtgggagaaaaaaaaatcgtaCCAGTCTCCATGCAACATCAGTATTACCTAGCACAATAAGGCAGAATAACCAGCATTTCAACGACATAAGCCAGATGCTAGGCAGTGGTGACGAAGATGCCTTCGCTAAAGGCCAATCGTCGAACTCCAATAAGAAACTACCCATACTTAAAATCAATGATAACATCATACAACCTAAGagcaataataatagaCTTGGTGATCTCGAAGACACCATGGATTCTTCAGTCGATATCACAGCATTTTATGATCCTAGGATGTCATCTGATTCCAAATTTGATTGGGAAGAAGCCAAGAACCATGTCGATCCAACGGGCTACTCGGTAAATGTTGCTAGTGAAAACCGTGTAATGGACGATTTTAAAAAAGCATTTCGcgaaaagagaaaataa
- the VPS51 gene encoding Vps51p (Component of the GARP (Golgi-associated retrograde protein) complex~similar to YKR020W): protein MAEQISHKKSLRVSSLNKDRRLLLREFYNLENEPDKDGKDARIGEKVSKAHSEEGQVTGVNVDTEGNTEKPVKKDELSAAEEDPKEGSEDAEEEIKNLPFKRLVQIHNKLLGKETETNNSIKNTIYENYYDLIKVNDLLKEITNANEDQIRTLKQTVESLIKEL, encoded by the coding sequence ATGGCAGAACAGATTAGTCACAAAAAGTCCCTGAGGGTCAGCAGTCTGAACAAGGATAGAAGACTGCTCTTAAGAGAATTCTACAACTTGGAAAACGAACCAGATAAAGATGGAAAAGATGCACGTATAGGAGAAAAAGTCAGCAAGGCTCACTCTGAGGAGGGGCAAGTTACAGGTGTGAATGTAGATACTGAAGGAAACACTGAGAAACCGGTGAAAAAGGATGAATTAAGTGCAGCTGAAGAGGACCCCAAGGAGGGGTCAGAAGATGCTGAAGAAGAGATAAAAAACCTGCCCTTCAAGAGACTGGTACAAATTCACAACAAGCTCTTGGGCAAAGAAACTGAGACTAACAATTCTATAAAGAATACCATTTACGAAAACTATTATGACCTAATAAAAGTCAACGACCTCCTCAAAGAGATTACAAATGCCAATGAAGACCAAATTAGGACGCTGAAGCAAACTGTGGAATCTTTAATCAAGGAACTGTGA